The following coding sequences are from one Virgibacillus necropolis window:
- a CDS encoding sigma-54 interaction domain-containing protein: protein MNFNDIVESIPLPAVVISKDEKVISYNHLMEASLEEVMETGESIRNAFLRWETNTSSEMIMAESGKKRFIFIEGSLTGSSDRLLIGKETSELSALKNENKELKNLTHELDAIIESSYDGIYITDTKGVTWKTNSAIERITGIPKEYYIGKSVDALVKRGILKKSVTHKVVKQRRTVSVVQDNFAGKEILITGTPVFNEDGVIEKVVTNIRDLSDLNALQTELEKMNQLNNKYKKELALLKNKPDRLDGIVINSEHMKMIYNTADRIVDIDATVLLLGETGVGKDVLGKYIFTNSMRSREGEFIKINCGAIPPDLLESELFGYESGAFTGASRQGKPGMFEIADKGVLFLDEIGELPLQLQVKLLRVLQENEIQRIGGTKPKKVDVRIIAATNRNLKEMVTKGDFREDLYYRLNVLPIFIPPLKDRRDDILPLIQTFLNQANEKYHMSKLLDGKLKDFLFTYDWPGNLRELSNLIERLVVITPDDAIKMDNLPSEYRESSETIIGPSSIVSLKEATEMAEVKVLGLAVEKYKNTYDIAKALDSSQPTIVRKLKKYNLMVKR from the coding sequence ATGAATTTCAACGATATAGTGGAGAGTATTCCACTTCCAGCTGTTGTTATTAGTAAGGATGAAAAAGTAATTTCTTATAACCATTTGATGGAAGCTAGTTTAGAAGAGGTAATGGAAACAGGGGAAAGCATACGGAATGCTTTTCTTAGATGGGAAACTAATACCAGCTCGGAAATGATTATGGCAGAGTCCGGCAAGAAACGCTTTATTTTTATTGAAGGTTCTTTAACCGGCTCAAGTGACAGACTTTTGATCGGTAAAGAAACATCAGAACTGTCTGCCCTAAAAAACGAAAACAAAGAGTTAAAAAACTTAACACATGAGTTAGATGCTATTATCGAAAGTTCATATGACGGTATTTATATCACAGATACCAAAGGAGTCACATGGAAAACGAACTCAGCTATTGAGAGAATCACCGGTATTCCGAAAGAATATTATATTGGAAAAAGTGTAGACGCTTTGGTTAAAAGGGGTATATTAAAGAAATCTGTTACACATAAGGTAGTGAAGCAGCGGAGAACCGTATCGGTAGTGCAGGATAATTTCGCTGGAAAAGAGATTTTAATAACAGGAACCCCCGTATTTAATGAAGACGGAGTGATTGAAAAGGTTGTAACAAATATTAGAGATTTATCAGACTTGAATGCGTTGCAGACCGAATTAGAGAAAATGAATCAGTTAAATAACAAGTACAAAAAGGAATTAGCTTTGCTAAAAAATAAGCCAGATCGATTAGATGGAATTGTTATTAATAGTGAACATATGAAAATGATTTATAATACTGCCGATCGAATAGTTGATATCGACGCAACTGTATTACTATTGGGAGAAACCGGTGTAGGAAAAGACGTTCTAGGTAAATACATATTTACCAATAGTATGCGGTCTAGGGAAGGGGAGTTTATCAAAATAAATTGCGGTGCCATTCCACCTGACTTATTAGAGTCTGAATTATTCGGCTATGAAAGTGGTGCATTTACTGGCGCTAGTCGCCAAGGTAAGCCTGGAATGTTTGAAATAGCGGATAAAGGGGTTCTTTTTTTAGATGAAATTGGTGAGCTACCGTTACAATTACAGGTGAAATTATTACGAGTCCTTCAAGAAAACGAAATCCAAAGAATTGGTGGAACGAAACCAAAAAAAGTGGATGTTCGAATTATTGCTGCTACGAACCGAAACTTAAAAGAAATGGTAACAAAGGGAGACTTTCGTGAAGATTTATATTATAGACTGAATGTGCTTCCAATTTTTATTCCACCGCTTAAAGACCGTCGTGACGACATCTTACCTTTAATCCAAACCTTTTTAAACCAAGCGAATGAAAAGTACCACATGTCAAAGCTTCTGGATGGCAAGTTGAAAGATTTCCTATTTACCTACGACTGGCCAGGGAATCTACGGGAACTTTCTAATCTTATTGAAAGGTTAGTCGTTATCACTCCTGATGACGCCATAAAAATGGACAATCTCCCTTCTGAATATCGCGAATCCAGTGAAACAATTATAGGCCCATCCTCGATTGTTTCCTTAAAGGAAGCTACAGAAATGGCGGAAGTAAAGGTACTTGGCCTTGCGGTAGAAAAGTATAAAAACACCTATGATATTGCAAAAGCATTAGATTCAAGTCAACCGACAATCGTTAGGAAACTGAAGAAATACAATTTGATGGTAAAAAGGTAA
- a CDS encoding long-chain-fatty-acid--CoA ligase, which yields MQELQSRPWHKYYLDQSHQLEFPETSLYEVLTKSAKKYGEHTAITFAGEKITYNELKDRTDRLAGSWKEMAFTKGERIGLMLGNHPDYIVSYYAAHALGLIVVQLNPSYTTSELLQILNDADIDYMVADTVSLKTVHEIDTLYSFKQIMVSQLDKSETNRHFCYLDDLMQSDMVLDSAVSIDPKEDVAVIQYTGGTTGKIKGAMLTQRNLITNVLQSYTMYRQKVIPGKETILTATPLYHVYAMTSAMNLGIYMGANILLIAKFNVEKVMKIIKEHQPTFFPGVPKMYISFANYPNAESYGLDCFKVCSSGSAPLPIEVIRKFEAISSAEILEGFGMSETSPTTHRTPINGERKVGSIGIPVPGTDCRIIDQDHHVLETNSVGELLIKGPQIMKGYWNNVKETNHVLQNDWMHTGDLATMDEDGYFYIVGRKKEMIINGGFNIYPQEVESVLYEHPDVEECAVVGIPDSQIGELVKAYVVPKNGHTIDLEELKGHCYRSLTRYKVPKQFKIMDVLPRNTVGKLLKRKLAEDEKGGKG from the coding sequence TTGCAAGAATTACAAAGTCGTCCTTGGCATAAGTATTATCTCGATCAATCACATCAGTTAGAGTTTCCGGAGACTTCACTTTACGAGGTTTTAACAAAGTCCGCAAAAAAGTATGGTGAACACACGGCAATTACTTTTGCGGGTGAAAAGATAACGTACAATGAACTAAAAGACCGTACAGATCGATTGGCAGGCAGCTGGAAAGAGATGGCATTTACTAAGGGAGAACGGATTGGTCTAATGCTGGGCAATCATCCCGATTATATTGTGTCTTATTATGCAGCACACGCTTTAGGCTTAATTGTTGTACAACTCAATCCTTCCTACACAACAAGTGAATTGCTTCAAATTTTAAATGATGCAGATATCGACTATATGGTGGCAGATACTGTTTCATTAAAAACAGTTCATGAAATTGATACGTTATATTCGTTTAAACAAATTATGGTTTCTCAACTAGATAAATCTGAAACAAACCGTCACTTTTGTTACCTTGATGATTTAATGCAGTCAGACATGGTACTTGATTCGGCCGTTTCTATTGACCCGAAGGAAGATGTGGCTGTTATCCAGTATACCGGTGGTACAACAGGGAAAATAAAAGGAGCCATGTTGACTCAACGAAATCTAATTACGAATGTATTGCAAAGTTACACCATGTACAGACAAAAAGTTATTCCCGGCAAAGAAACAATCCTAACCGCTACACCGTTATATCACGTTTATGCCATGACTAGTGCGATGAATTTAGGTATATACATGGGAGCCAATATATTATTAATTGCAAAATTTAATGTTGAAAAAGTAATGAAAATAATAAAAGAACACCAGCCTACTTTCTTCCCGGGTGTACCAAAAATGTATATATCATTTGCAAATTATCCAAATGCAGAGTCATATGGTCTAGACTGTTTCAAAGTTTGCTCGTCAGGATCAGCACCTTTACCTATTGAGGTAATTAGAAAGTTTGAAGCTATATCAAGTGCAGAAATTCTAGAAGGGTTTGGTATGTCGGAAACCTCACCAACGACTCACCGGACACCGATTAATGGCGAAAGAAAAGTTGGAAGCATTGGAATCCCTGTTCCTGGGACTGACTGCCGTATTATTGACCAAGATCACCATGTTCTTGAAACAAATTCAGTAGGAGAACTATTAATTAAAGGGCCACAAATTATGAAAGGCTATTGGAATAACGTAAAAGAAACAAACCATGTACTGCAGAACGACTGGATGCACACAGGTGATTTGGCTACGATGGATGAAGATGGCTACTTCTATATTGTAGGAAGAAAAAAAGAAATGATTATTAATGGCGGTTTTAATATTTATCCACAAGAAGTTGAAAGCGTTTTATATGAACACCCTGATGTGGAGGAATGTGCTGTTGTGGGAATACCTGATTCACAAATAGGGGAATTAGTAAAGGCATATGTCGTCCCTAAGAATGGGCATACCATTGATCTTGAAGAGTTAAAGGGCCATTGTTACCGTAGTTTAACCAGATACAAGGTTCCCAAGCAATTCAAGATTATGGATGTCTTGCCGAGAAATACAGTAGGGAAACTTTTAAAGCGGAAATTGGCGGAAGACGAAAAAGGTGGAAAAGGTTGA
- a CDS encoding MFS transporter, protein MRWVVLVLLFFGMIINFADKSIIGLAAVPIMADLNLSYVDWGIVGSSYYWLYPVTGIIGAMFADRFGAKKILGSVMLVWAVLQFGVLVITALPLLIVYRVLLGAFEGPFSPVAYSHANKWFPPKLRGFANAVVVSGATVGAMVVAPLLVALISIFGWKVAFACLGAASIVWAIGFQFLTKESPLKAYEKVQKEKKAKLEKLNPKDFGKLLASPTALFTTLAYFSTYFLVVWIAVWLPVYLVEVIGMSAAEMGFGVMIIGIASMAIYVGTSSLSDNIFKKTQNWRLSRVYVVGGSMAIGALCMASITIFQNPIWVIAAMCIAKGLTYTILPIGPTIMINELPERGSLMTSILTSSGNIAGIIAPLVTGFLIGLSGSDKILGYNYSILFMAALVLIFAILFTLLVKPNASNKVVVEDVKNIQ, encoded by the coding sequence ATGCGTTGGGTAGTTCTCGTTCTCTTGTTCTTTGGAATGATCATTAACTTTGCAGATAAGTCTATCATCGGTCTAGCTGCTGTCCCCATTATGGCTGATTTAAATCTATCATACGTAGACTGGGGCATTGTCGGAAGTAGCTATTACTGGCTTTATCCTGTGACAGGTATTATTGGTGCTATGTTTGCCGATCGATTCGGTGCGAAAAAAATACTTGGGTCTGTCATGCTTGTTTGGGCGGTTTTACAATTTGGTGTACTGGTGATTACAGCCTTACCGCTGCTAATAGTTTATCGGGTTTTACTAGGAGCTTTTGAAGGTCCCTTTAGTCCTGTTGCATACAGCCATGCAAATAAATGGTTCCCTCCAAAACTCCGAGGATTTGCGAATGCTGTAGTTGTATCAGGAGCTACGGTTGGTGCAATGGTTGTTGCACCTCTTCTCGTTGCCTTAATTAGCATTTTTGGCTGGAAAGTGGCATTTGCATGTTTAGGTGCAGCAAGTATTGTCTGGGCGATTGGTTTTCAGTTTTTGACAAAGGAAAGCCCATTGAAAGCGTATGAGAAAGTACAGAAGGAAAAGAAAGCTAAATTAGAAAAACTTAATCCCAAGGACTTTGGAAAGTTACTTGCTTCACCTACAGCATTATTTACAACACTTGCTTATTTCTCGACCTACTTTTTAGTTGTATGGATTGCTGTTTGGTTACCTGTTTATCTCGTCGAAGTTATCGGTATGTCTGCGGCTGAAATGGGTTTTGGTGTTATGATAATTGGAATCGCTTCCATGGCTATTTATGTAGGGACTTCCTCGTTATCAGATAATATCTTTAAGAAGACTCAAAATTGGCGTCTATCGAGGGTCTATGTCGTAGGGGGATCTATGGCAATTGGTGCACTGTGCATGGCTTCTATTACCATTTTTCAAAATCCAATTTGGGTTATAGCTGCAATGTGTATTGCAAAAGGATTAACGTATACCATTTTGCCAATTGGTCCAACGATTATGATCAATGAACTTCCTGAGCGGGGTAGTTTAATGACCAGTATTTTAACATCATCAGGTAATATTGCTGGAATTATAGCACCTTTAGTTACCGGATTTTTAATCGGGCTTTCAGGCTCCGATAAGATATTGGGCTATAATTACTCTATTTTGTTCATGGCAGCACTCGTTTTAATTTTTGCTATTTTGTTTACTTTATTGGTGAAACCAAATGCTTCCAACAAAGTAGTAGTAGAAGATGTGAAAAATATCCAATGA
- a CDS encoding cytochrome C oxidase subunit IV family protein: MEFNKQANEKQEFDLIWKPIIGFVLCILLTAFTLWGALYSGAFPKVLFIAISVITFIQAVQLLLQVQTQE; the protein is encoded by the coding sequence TTGGAATTTAACAAACAAGCAAACGAAAAACAAGAATTTGATTTAATATGGAAGCCTATCATTGGGTTTGTCCTTTGCATCTTACTTACAGCTTTTACACTTTGGGGAGCATTATATTCTGGCGCCTTTCCAAAGGTACTTTTTATTGCGATTTCTGTTATCACCTTTATACAAGCAGTACAGCTACTATTGCAAGTTCAGACTCAAGAATAA
- the qoxA gene encoding cytochrome aa3 quinol oxidase subunit II encodes MNRKKHHYKKGFIFLLLSMVVLLSGCEQMVVFDPKGPVAESQKDLILYSLIYMAGIIVVVFAAFAIIVVKYRDHPNRKASSYKPNLHGNKAIEAVWIIIPIIIVTLLSIPTVNTLFDLEEPPVSSSDKEPLVVYATAANWKWFFSYPEQDIETVNYLHIPTDRAIEFRLASAGSMAALWIPALGGQKYNMAGMQTVLYLQADEPGVYDGRNSNFNGEGFTEHTFEVYAESGDKFNEWVSEQQETAPNLTQKKYNKLLEPGLVDRYTFSSTHRDWVQHGTLEDMDYTIERFREAYETNMHLENDGEQTNNEH; translated from the coding sequence TTGAATCGTAAAAAACATCATTACAAGAAAGGCTTTATATTTTTGCTTCTAAGCATGGTAGTCCTGCTCAGCGGCTGTGAACAAATGGTCGTGTTTGATCCAAAAGGGCCAGTAGCAGAGAGCCAAAAAGATCTTATTTTGTATTCACTAATCTACATGGCTGGGATAATTGTCGTCGTTTTTGCGGCGTTTGCGATAATTGTTGTCAAATACCGTGACCACCCTAATCGAAAGGCTAGTAGCTACAAGCCGAACCTTCATGGTAATAAAGCCATAGAAGCGGTTTGGATTATTATCCCGATTATAATCGTTACATTATTATCAATTCCAACAGTGAACACGCTATTTGATTTAGAGGAACCGCCTGTATCTTCAAGTGATAAAGAACCGCTTGTTGTGTACGCAACAGCTGCAAACTGGAAATGGTTCTTCAGTTATCCAGAACAGGACATTGAAACAGTCAATTACTTGCACATTCCTACCGACCGGGCAATCGAATTTCGGTTAGCTTCCGCTGGTTCTATGGCAGCGCTTTGGATTCCGGCACTAGGTGGCCAAAAGTACAATATGGCTGGCATGCAGACCGTACTTTATTTACAAGCAGATGAACCCGGTGTATACGATGGCCGAAACTCCAACTTTAACGGAGAAGGTTTTACGGAACATACATTTGAGGTTTATGCCGAAAGCGGAGACAAGTTCAACGAATGGGTTAGTGAACAACAAGAGACTGCACCAAATTTAACCCAGAAGAAATACAATAAACTGCTTGAACCCGGTCTGGTAGACAGATACACCTTTTCATCAACCCATCGTGATTGGGTCCAACATGGAACACTAGAAGATATGGATTATACGATCGAACGTTTCAGAGAAGCATATGAGACGAACATGCATTTAGAAAATGATGGCGAACAAACCAACAACGAACATTAA
- the qoxC gene encoding cytochrome aa3 quinol oxidase subunit III, with protein sequence MSEQDIKSGPLEYRTENGRLAVLGFWIFLAAEIALFSTLFATYAVLYGRTADAPLPGELFEPTGTLIMTFILLTSSFTCGIAIHEMRRGSKKGLITWLIITLVLGLSFLGFEIQEFIHYTHEGATIQSSAYWSAFFVLAGTHGLHVTLGIGWAILLLIQVMKRGLTPVTSRKVFIIGLYWHFLDVVWIFIFTGVYLLGMVM encoded by the coding sequence ATGAGTGAACAAGATATTAAATCTGGTCCATTGGAATATCGAACAGAAAATGGCCGATTGGCTGTTCTTGGTTTCTGGATTTTCCTGGCTGCAGAAATTGCTTTATTCTCGACCCTATTTGCAACTTATGCAGTGTTGTATGGACGAACAGCAGACGCACCATTACCCGGAGAACTATTTGAACCAACAGGAACGCTCATCATGACTTTCATTTTACTGACAAGTAGTTTCACCTGTGGAATTGCTATTCATGAAATGCGACGTGGCTCAAAGAAAGGCCTGATCACTTGGCTAATAATTACATTGGTATTGGGCCTTAGCTTTCTTGGCTTTGAAATCCAGGAGTTTATCCATTATACACATGAAGGAGCTACCATCCAATCCAGTGCATACTGGTCAGCTTTCTTCGTACTTGCTGGAACACACGGATTACACGTTACACTCGGAATTGGTTGGGCAATTCTTTTGCTGATTCAAGTGATGAAGCGCGGACTTACACCAGTCACAAGCCGCAAAGTTTTTATCATCGGACTTTACTGGCACTTCCTGGACGTTGTATGGATCTTCATCTTTACTGGTGTTTATTTACTAGGGATGGTGATGTAG
- a CDS encoding acyl-CoA dehydrogenase family protein: MAVAVTDELQQMKKMIKNFVDKEVEPYAQQIEDEDAIPQHLVEKAKELGLFGMSIPEEYGGIGLNAVGKATVLEQLGRTHNGFVSLISAHTGIGSTGLVKLASEQLKQKYLPDMAAGNKIAAFALSEPGAGSDATNLSTQAEKVGEQWIVNGTKHFITNAPVADVFTVFALTNKEKGAKGGITAFLIEKDFPGLIVGKKDKKMGLRGSYTAQVIFDNCVVPEENVIGEVGMGYMNALKILGEGRIGLAARAVGSCDKLIELSASYAKERVQFGKPIASNQGIQWLLADMATETEAARTLTMMAAEKVDDGKKVIKEASMAKLFASEVFNKVADKAVQIHGGIGYIAEYPVERFYRDARITKIYEGTNEIQRMIIARRILEEN; encoded by the coding sequence ATGGCAGTAGCAGTTACTGATGAATTACAGCAAATGAAAAAGATGATTAAAAATTTTGTAGATAAAGAGGTAGAACCTTATGCACAACAAATTGAGGATGAGGATGCGATTCCACAACATTTAGTTGAAAAAGCGAAGGAACTTGGTTTGTTTGGTATGAGTATTCCTGAAGAATATGGCGGCATTGGTCTAAATGCAGTTGGGAAAGCAACGGTATTAGAACAGCTAGGTAGAACACACAATGGTTTTGTTTCTTTAATCAGTGCTCACACCGGAATAGGAAGTACAGGTCTTGTAAAACTTGCCTCTGAACAGCTAAAACAAAAATATCTACCAGACATGGCTGCTGGGAATAAAATAGCAGCATTTGCTTTATCAGAACCGGGCGCTGGATCAGATGCTACAAATTTATCGACACAAGCAGAAAAAGTGGGAGAACAATGGATTGTTAATGGAACAAAACATTTTATCACAAATGCGCCGGTTGCTGATGTGTTTACGGTATTTGCGTTAACAAACAAGGAAAAAGGAGCTAAAGGTGGTATTACTGCATTTTTAATTGAGAAGGATTTTCCAGGACTGATTGTTGGCAAAAAGGATAAAAAGATGGGGTTGCGAGGATCGTATACTGCCCAAGTTATTTTTGACAATTGTGTTGTTCCCGAAGAAAATGTTATCGGTGAAGTTGGCATGGGGTACATGAATGCATTGAAAATTCTTGGTGAAGGCCGGATAGGTCTAGCCGCTAGAGCAGTAGGTTCATGTGATAAACTAATAGAATTATCAGCCAGCTATGCAAAAGAGCGGGTACAGTTTGGAAAGCCGATTGCTAGTAATCAAGGAATCCAGTGGTTGTTAGCTGATATGGCTACAGAAACAGAAGCTGCGCGTACATTGACGATGATGGCTGCAGAAAAGGTTGATGACGGGAAGAAGGTAATTAAAGAAGCATCCATGGCCAAACTATTCGCTTCAGAAGTATTTAATAAAGTAGCTGATAAAGCGGTACAGATTCACGGTGGGATTGGATACATTGCAGAATATCCTGTCGAGCGTTTTTATCGTGATGCAAGAATTACGAAAATTTATGAAGGAACAAACGAAATCCAACGAATGATCATAGCAAGACGAATTCTTGAAGAAAATTAA
- the qoxD gene encoding cytochrome aa3 quinol oxidase subunit IV has product METKHSSKIPVQHIIGFILSLTLTLIAAWAAIKSELPVTWIVIGIMVLAVIQAGIQLFMFMHMTESASGGGHAPWNMMFHGFVIAAIVVAGSLFTMSFGHDHGGDPNQHDQQNEQHQEHMNHE; this is encoded by the coding sequence ATGGAAACGAAACATTCAAGCAAAATTCCAGTTCAGCACATAATCGGCTTTATTTTGTCCCTAACACTGACTCTAATCGCCGCTTGGGCAGCAATAAAATCCGAACTACCAGTTACTTGGATTGTCATCGGGATTATGGTCTTGGCCGTCATTCAGGCTGGAATTCAACTATTCATGTTCATGCATATGACAGAATCAGCAAGTGGAGGTGGCCACGCACCATGGAATATGATGTTTCACGGATTCGTAATAGCTGCGATTGTCGTGGCAGGTTCCCTCTTCACGATGTCATTTGGCCATGATCATGGCGGTGATCCAAATCAACACGATCAACAGAATGAACAACACCAAGAACACATGAACCATGAATAG
- the qoxB gene encoding cytochrome aa3 quinol oxidase subunit I — MQLDEFFVTGEPLIYGGMVAIALVTSAILFILTYFKKWNWLWREWLTTVDHKKIGIMYILSALAMLFRGGMDALMMRVQLAFPGMNFLNAQHYDEVFTTHGTVMIIFMAMPFLIGLMNIIVPLQIGARDFAFPFVNAISFWSFFFGAMLFNISFVIGGSPDAGWTSYTPLAGAAMSPGPGQNFYLLGLQLAGIGTLATGINLMVTILKMRAPSMKMFHMPIFTWSSFITCFIIIFAFPILTVALALMTIDRIFGSQFFTLTGEGLPMMWTNLFWMWGHPEVYIVILPAFGIFSEIIATFAKKRLFGYSAMVWSIVLIAGLSFLVWVHHFFTMGAGAFVNSVFSISTMLIAVPTGVKIFNWLGTLYKSKIEFSVAMLWSLAFIPSFVIGGVTGVMLGMAAADFQFHNSYFLVAHFHYVLIAGTVFACFAGLVYWYPKMFGHKLNERIGKWSFWFFLIGFHVCFFPQFFIGLDGMPRRIFYIAPEWFTLNFISTIGAFGMGVGFAIFVYNIYYSFRYSERETTGDAWNNGRTLEWATAAPVPHYNFATLPDKVGYDALLDMKEKGETTFDESKLEPIHMPNNTGKPIIMMGILAFASFALVFEWVTLAAIGLIGTIIMMGIRSFDYDDGHYVSVDEIKRTERAARGLNDE; from the coding sequence ATGCAACTAGATGAATTTTTTGTCACAGGTGAACCACTGATATACGGTGGAATGGTTGCGATCGCCCTTGTAACATCAGCGATTCTCTTCATCCTTACCTATTTCAAGAAATGGAACTGGCTATGGCGTGAATGGCTAACAACCGTTGACCATAAAAAAATTGGAATTATGTATATCTTAAGCGCACTAGCCATGCTCTTCCGTGGTGGAATGGATGCCCTGATGATGCGAGTTCAATTAGCATTTCCAGGTATGAACTTTTTGAATGCGCAACATTATGATGAAGTTTTTACCACACACGGTACCGTAATGATTATCTTTATGGCAATGCCGTTCTTAATCGGATTGATGAACATTATTGTTCCATTACAAATAGGAGCAAGAGATTTCGCATTTCCATTTGTGAACGCAATAAGCTTCTGGTCATTTTTCTTCGGGGCAATGTTATTTAATATTTCTTTTGTCATTGGCGGATCACCAGATGCAGGTTGGACTAGTTATACCCCGCTTGCTGGTGCTGCAATGAGCCCTGGACCAGGACAGAACTTTTACTTACTTGGCCTGCAACTTGCAGGTATTGGTACCCTTGCAACAGGAATTAACCTAATGGTTACCATTTTGAAAATGCGAGCACCAAGCATGAAAATGTTTCACATGCCAATTTTCACGTGGTCTTCCTTTATAACATGTTTTATTATCATTTTTGCTTTTCCGATTTTGACAGTTGCTTTAGCACTAATGACAATTGACCGTATCTTCGGTTCACAGTTCTTCACACTTACAGGAGAAGGCCTGCCGATGATGTGGACGAATTTATTTTGGATGTGGGGACATCCGGAAGTATACATTGTAATTTTACCAGCATTTGGTATCTTTTCTGAGATTATCGCTACCTTCGCGAAAAAACGATTATTTGGATACAGTGCAATGGTTTGGTCCATTGTCCTGATTGCTGGACTGAGCTTCCTTGTTTGGGTACACCATTTCTTCACCATGGGAGCTGGCGCATTCGTTAACTCTGTATTCTCTATTTCGACAATGCTAATCGCTGTTCCAACCGGTGTAAAAATATTTAACTGGCTCGGAACACTCTATAAATCTAAAATTGAATTTTCAGTAGCGATGCTTTGGTCCCTTGCATTTATACCAAGCTTCGTAATCGGTGGTGTAACTGGTGTTATGTTAGGAATGGCTGCGGCCGACTTCCAGTTCCATAATTCCTATTTCCTAGTAGCCCACTTCCATTACGTATTAATTGCCGGTACCGTATTCGCTTGTTTTGCCGGACTCGTCTACTGGTATCCAAAAATGTTTGGACATAAGTTAAATGAACGAATTGGTAAATGGAGCTTCTGGTTTTTCTTGATTGGCTTCCATGTTTGCTTCTTCCCGCAGTTCTTTATCGGGTTAGACGGAATGCCACGAAGAATTTTCTATATCGCACCAGAATGGTTTACCTTGAATTTCATTTCAACAATTGGCGCATTTGGTATGGGTGTAGGATTTGCGATCTTTGTTTATAACATCTATTACAGCTTCCGTTACAGTGAACGCGAAACAACTGGCGATGCTTGGAATAATGGCAGAACACTCGAGTGGGCAACAGCTGCTCCTGTACCACATTACAATTTTGCAACGCTACCGGATAAAGTTGGATATGATGCACTGTTAGATATGAAAGAAAAAGGCGAAACAACCTTTGATGAAAGTAAATTAGAACCTATTCATATGCCGAACAACACTGGAAAGCCAATTATCATGATGGGTATATTAGCCTTCGCAAGCTTCGCGCTTGTCTTCGAATGGGTCACACTCGCAGCAATTGGTTTGATTGGAACAATTATCATGATGGGAATTCGTTCATTCGACTATGATGATGGTCATTATGTAAGTGTAGATGAAATAAAACGTACCGAACGAGCAGCAAGGGGGTTAAATGATGAGTGA